Within the Pseudobythopirellula maris genome, the region GCCGATCTATATCGCCCACGGCGACCTCGACACGAGCGTGCCGATCTTGCAGAGCATGCGGCTTGCGGCGGCGTTAGATTCGGCGGGGGTGGAGAACGTGTTCCGCCGAGTCGAAGGCGCCGGCCACGGTTTCGGAACCCAGTCTCCGATAGTCAACAGCGAGGCGATCGACTTCCTGGCATCGCGATTGTTAGCGGCGCCGGAGCCCCTGTCGGCTGCACTTGTGATGCTCGGCTGCAGCGGCCTAGGCGTGGCGAGAAGCCGAGCCGCTTAGAGCGGTATTCGAATTGGTGTGGACGAGGGGGGAAGCGATTGGCGGCGTGGCTAGGAAGCCGAAGCAGGCAATGCGGTGCATTGTCGATGCAGGCTGACGAAGCCATGACGCCGATCGCGAGCCGAGCGTCTACACCTATGAGCAAACCGCTCTAGCTCTGCTGGCCGTGCTCGGTTAGCTTGCGCTTAAGGGTCGTGCGGTGCAGCCCAAGCGCCCGGGCGGCCGGGGCGCACTCGTTGTCGTATTTCGCCATCGCTCTGGCTAGCAGCGGCCCCTCGACCTCACCGAGCAGCCGGCTGTAAACCGTGCCGAACGCCTCCGGGTCGTCGAGCAACTCCTCGGCCCTTCGCACCGAGACGTCGGAGAGGCGCGCGTCTGCGGTCTCGGCTTCCGCGGCGCCCAACCACGGCTGCGGAGCCGGCAGGTGCTCCGGCAGAATCGTCCCGCTGCGGGCCAACACCTGGGCGTGCTCGATCGCGTTGCGCAGCTCACGCACGTTGCCGCGCCACGGCCTCCGCTTCAGCTCGGCGAGGGTCTCGCTTGCCAGGGCGATCGGTTTCTCAGACGACTCCGACAGCGACAAAAAGTGCTGGGCGAGCAAAGGGATGTCGTCCGCTCGCTCGCGGAGCGGGGGGATCGCGATTTGGAAAGCGCTGATGCGGAAGTAGAGGTCGTGCCGGAACTCGCCCGCCTGGACTTGCGACAGCAGGTCTTGGTGCGTGGCCGTGATCACCCGAAAACGCGCCGGGGTCGTGCGGTCGGCGCCCACGGGCAGCACCTCGCCCTCTTCGATCGCGCGCAGCAGCTTCACCTGCAGCGGCATCGGGATGTCGCCCGCCTCGTCGAGGAACAGTGTGCCGCCGTGGGCACGAGCGAGCAGACCCGCGCGCGTGCGACTCGCCCCCGTGAACGAGCCGTCGACGTGGCCAAACAGCTCCGACTCGGCGACCGTGGGGCTCAGCGCCGCCACGTTGACCGCCACGAACGGGGCGGAGCTATTGGCGCTGTGGCGGTGAACGGCGCGGGCGGCCAATTCTTTGCCAACACCGCTCTCGCCCTGCAGCATCACGTTGGCCCGGGCAGAGGCGGCCAGCGCGATCTGCTTGAACAACGCTTGCATCTCAGCCGTGTCGCCGATCATCTCACCGTGGAGGCTCGGCGCCGGCGTCGCGGCCGACGGCGGCTCGCTACGCAACGCCCGAGTGATCGCCGAACGCACCTCGGCAAGATCGAACGGCTTGAGGAGGTACTCGAACGCCCCCCCCTGCACCGCGGCGACCGCGGTCTTCATGTCGCCGAACGCCGTCATGACAATAATCGGGGCCTCGAAAGCGAGCGCCTTCATCCGCTCCATCGCGGTGAGCCCATCGACGCCGGGCAGTCGCACGTCGAGCAGCACCAGGTCGGGCGGCAAAGCCTTCACGACCCGCAGGCCCTCCTCGGCCGAGGGGGCGGTCGTCACCGAGTGCCCCAGGCCCTCGCAAAGACGCTTGAGGCCCCAGCAGATCGATTGTTCGTCGTCGATGACCAACACGTTAGCCATGTGCGGCGGCTCCGGAGGGATGCGTAGGAAGGCGGAGGACGAACTGCGTCTCGCCCGCTTGGTTGTCGTCGGACCGACGACGCCAGTCGATCGTCCCCCCACACGATTCTACCGTGCGACGCGTCACGGCGAGACCCAGCCCGATGCCTTCGGGCTTGTCGGTCACAAAAGGGTCAAACAAAGAGTCGGACACTTCGGGGCTGGGGCCCTCGCCCGAATCGGCCACGAGCAGCTCGGCGCCGCGGGCGTTCGCCGTGAGTTCGATGCGTACGTAAGCGCCCGCGTGGGGCAAAGCTTCGGCCGCTCGCGCGGCGTGGCGCCGGGCGGCTTCCATGGCGTTGAGCAACAGGTTCATCACCGCCTGGCTCAGTTGCTGCGGATCGGCTTCGACCAAAATGGGGGAGTCCGGCGCACGCCAGTCGAGGGCCACCCCGGCGTGTTCGGCAGACGGCGTGGCCAACAACACCAGCCCTTCGACGAGCTCGACCAAGTCGAATTCCTGATCGCCGGGCGAGTCGTCCTCCTTGCCGAGCCTGAGCAGCTGCTGCAGCCGGTTCTCCATCAGCAGCAACTGCCGGCGGGCCACTTCGAGCGTGTCGTCGTCGGGGCCCGCGGCGGGACACGCCTCGGTGTGCAGGTCGACCGCCATCCGGCATCCGGTCGCCGCGTTGCGGATCTCGTGGGCCAAGCCCGCGCCGAGGGTCGAGAGCGTCCGCATCCGCTCGGCGCCGCGTACTTGTTGCTCGTACTCGGCGAGACGCCGCGCTGTTTGGTTGACCGCCAAGGCCAAACGGCGGGTTTCGTCGTCGGTCGTGGGGGGCTCCAACTCAGAAAAGTCGCCGCCCGCCAGTCGAGAGACCTCGGCGCCCAGGCGCCCTAGAGCACGGCTGATGCGCGACGCCACCAAGTGTGTCACAAGCATCACGGCGGCGATGGTCGCCCCACCTACCACGAGCGGCGGGAGGAAAAGCGAACGCCACGCGGCGTTGTACTCGTCGCGTGGAAAGAAGACATGCAAAACGCGCGGCGCGCGGACGGCCGAGGGCCGAGTGAGCCGCATCGAAGAGTGGTAATACCGGCGATCGGCGACCGTGACCATCTTTCCGAGCACGACCCGATCGGCCCCGGTGGCCGGCGGCGCGGTCGGTTGCGAGGGGGGGCTGAGCCCCTCGCCGCTCGAAGCGACCCGGTTGCCCGACTCGTCGAGCAGCAGGTATTCGGCGCCCGAGAGGCCTCGCATCTGCCGCAGCACCGCGTCGGTCAGCGGGAAGCGGCTCGCGTCGAGCACCGCCGCCACGCCACGCAATTGGTG harbors:
- a CDS encoding sigma-54-dependent transcriptional regulator — translated: MANVLVIDDEQSICWGLKRLCEGLGHSVTTAPSAEEGLRVVKALPPDLVLLDVRLPGVDGLTAMERMKALAFEAPIIVMTAFGDMKTAVAAVQGGAFEYLLKPFDLAEVRSAITRALRSEPPSAATPAPSLHGEMIGDTAEMQALFKQIALAASARANVMLQGESGVGKELAARAVHRHSANSSAPFVAVNVAALSPTVAESELFGHVDGSFTGASRTRAGLLARAHGGTLFLDEAGDIPMPLQVKLLRAIEEGEVLPVGADRTTPARFRVITATHQDLLSQVQAGEFRHDLYFRISAFQIAIPPLRERADDIPLLAQHFLSLSESSEKPIALASETLAELKRRPWRGNVRELRNAIEHAQVLARSGTILPEHLPAPQPWLGAAEAETADARLSDVSVRRAEELLDDPEAFGTVYSRLLGEVEGPLLARAMAKYDNECAPAARALGLHRTTLKRKLTEHGQQS
- a CDS encoding sensor histidine kinase, with product MPRRPVRLPIRNQFLFPLVAVAVASLAAVAVVNAWLATSRTRDRVEHQLRGVAAVLDASRFPLTDAVLRQMRGLSGAEYLLLDESGNRVASSGEGLSPPSQPTAPPATGADRVVLGKMVTVADRRYYHSSMRLTRPSAVRAPRVLHVFFPRDEYNAAWRSLFLPPLVVGGATIAAVMLVTHLVASRISRALGRLGAEVSRLAGGDFSELEPPTTDDETRRLALAVNQTARRLAEYEQQVRGAERMRTLSTLGAGLAHEIRNAATGCRMAVDLHTEACPAAGPDDDTLEVARRQLLLMENRLQQLLRLGKEDDSPGDQEFDLVELVEGLVLLATPSAEHAGVALDWRAPDSPILVEADPQQLSQAVMNLLLNAMEAARRHAARAAEALPHAGAYVRIELTANARGAELLVADSGEGPSPEVSDSLFDPFVTDKPEGIGLGLAVTRRTVESCGGTIDWRRRSDDNQAGETQFVLRLPTHPSGAAAHG